In Bacillus sp. FJAT-45037, the following are encoded in one genomic region:
- a CDS encoding IS256 family transposase — protein sequence MAQIKFTLDMENLKDEVMNSGLEAVVKSSLVLVLNEFMEKERDEYMESDFYQRVDDRKDYRNGYYERDYTVSIGKLQLKVPRTRSGEFSTSLFEKYQRADQSLVLSMLEMVVNGVSTRKVTKIVEQLCGETVSKSFVSSLTAKLDPLVKEWADRPLNITYYKYVYVDAMYIKVREHNKVVSKAVYIAVGVNQDHKREIIGLRVNHAESKEAWMCFFDYLKSRGLQSPRLLISDAHSGLKSAITESFIGTSWQRCTVHFKRNIFQCMPKKGSYDAREMVKSIFDAPNPEAARTLKNEFIQTYELQKAYEKAINTLDEGFEDAIQFLDEPAEARIKIRTTNNLERLNSEIRRRERVIRIFPNNQSAFRLIGAVLMDYEKTLDCGGRKFYFPSESSM from the coding sequence ATGGCTCAAATTAAGTTTACCCTAGATATGGAAAATTTAAAAGATGAGGTTATGAATTCTGGATTAGAGGCTGTTGTAAAGTCTTCTCTTGTTTTAGTCTTAAATGAATTTATGGAAAAAGAGCGCGACGAGTATATGGAGTCTGATTTCTATCAAAGGGTAGATGATCGTAAGGATTACCGTAACGGTTACTATGAAAGAGATTATACGGTTTCGATCGGCAAACTACAGCTTAAAGTTCCCCGTACTCGAAGTGGGGAGTTCTCTACTAGTTTGTTTGAAAAATATCAACGAGCAGACCAATCACTGGTCCTCTCTATGTTAGAAATGGTCGTGAACGGGGTGTCTACCCGTAAGGTGACTAAGATCGTAGAACAGCTTTGCGGAGAAACCGTTTCTAAGTCGTTTGTCTCTAGCCTCACAGCTAAGTTAGACCCTCTCGTAAAGGAATGGGCTGACCGCCCTTTGAACATCACCTACTATAAATATGTCTACGTAGATGCCATGTATATTAAGGTGAGAGAGCACAATAAAGTAGTATCTAAGGCCGTCTATATCGCAGTGGGGGTAAACCAAGATCATAAAAGAGAAATCATTGGTTTACGTGTCAATCACGCAGAGAGTAAAGAAGCATGGATGTGCTTTTTTGACTATCTAAAATCAAGAGGCCTTCAATCGCCTCGTCTACTGATTTCTGATGCCCATTCTGGACTGAAAAGTGCCATCACAGAATCTTTTATTGGCACGAGTTGGCAACGCTGCACAGTCCACTTTAAGCGCAATATCTTTCAGTGTATGCCAAAGAAAGGGTCATATGATGCAAGAGAAATGGTGAAGAGCATCTTTGATGCGCCTAATCCGGAAGCCGCAAGAACACTTAAAAACGAGTTTATTCAAACATATGAACTTCAAAAAGCCTATGAGAAGGCCATTAACACATTAGATGAAGGCTTTGAAGATGCCATTCAATTCTTGGATGAACCGGCCGAAGCTCGAATTAAGATACGAACAACCAACAACTTAGAACGTTTAAACTCAGAAATTAGAAGAAGAGAACGAGTGATACGAATCTTCCCTAACAATCAATCAGCTTTTCGACTGATTGGTGCGGTACTCATGGATTACGAAAAAACGTTAGATTGCGGTGGACGTAAATTTTATTTTCCCAGTGAATCATCCATGTAG
- a CDS encoding UDP-glucose dehydrogenase family protein, protein MNITVVGTGYVGLVTGIAFAEVGHEVICLDVDEIKVAKLRQGNTPIYEPGLESYLIRNIEANRLAFTTVPTQAFAEADVIFIAVGTPERKDGSADLSYIEAACRTVAEEIRHSTVVVIKSTVPVGTNECLETMMNTISLHSIHVVSVPEFLREGQALSDTFQADRIVIGAQDAHSSELVRSIYEPFERPIFLTDRRSAELIKYGANAFLATKISFINEIANLCDELGANVDDVASGMGMDQRIGRSFLRAGIGYGGSCFPKDTKALVQIAGDVTHDFKLLKSVIEVNNTQRHRLVAMAKAHFGSLIGLRVAVLGLSFKPNTDDMREAASLVIIDELLESGAHVVAYDPVAQSQAKRILSPTVEYANSVTEAIDQADACLLVTEWDEIVDTPVDVYCKLMKNPVLFDGRNCYSLDEVKQSTLTYYSIGRNDIIHAYT, encoded by the coding sequence ATGAACATCACGGTGGTTGGTACAGGGTATGTTGGTCTTGTGACAGGTATTGCATTCGCAGAAGTTGGCCATGAGGTCATTTGTCTTGATGTAGATGAAATAAAGGTAGCAAAGCTACGCCAAGGGAACACGCCCATCTATGAGCCAGGCCTTGAAAGCTATCTAATTCGCAACATCGAAGCGAATCGTTTGGCCTTTACGACCGTTCCTACACAAGCTTTCGCCGAAGCGGATGTCATCTTCATCGCTGTTGGGACACCAGAGCGGAAGGACGGTTCAGCCGATCTCTCTTATATAGAAGCCGCATGCCGCACCGTAGCAGAAGAAATTCGCCACTCGACCGTTGTAGTAATCAAAAGCACGGTGCCCGTTGGAACAAATGAATGTCTCGAAACGATGATGAATACCATATCTCTACACTCGATCCATGTCGTCTCTGTACCAGAATTCCTAAGAGAAGGTCAAGCGTTATCCGATACGTTTCAAGCCGACCGAATCGTTATCGGTGCACAAGATGCCCACTCCTCTGAACTAGTCAGATCGATCTACGAACCATTTGAACGACCGATTTTTCTCACCGACCGCCGTAGTGCTGAACTTATCAAATATGGAGCCAATGCTTTTCTAGCAACAAAAATAAGTTTCATAAATGAGATTGCTAACTTATGTGATGAATTAGGGGCAAATGTCGACGATGTCGCGAGTGGAATGGGGATGGATCAGCGAATTGGTCGCTCTTTTCTCCGCGCCGGCATCGGATACGGTGGATCTTGCTTTCCAAAAGATACAAAAGCCCTCGTCCAAATTGCAGGAGACGTGACGCATGATTTTAAACTATTAAAATCAGTCATTGAAGTGAACAACACCCAGCGCCATCGTCTCGTCGCCATGGCCAAAGCTCATTTCGGTTCACTCATTGGTCTGCGCGTTGCGGTATTAGGCCTCTCCTTTAAACCAAATACCGATGATATGCGAGAAGCAGCCTCTCTTGTCATTATTGATGAATTACTAGAATCGGGTGCTCATGTCGTCGCCTACGACCCTGTCGCCCAATCACAAGCAAAACGTATTTTGTCGCCGACCGTAGAATACGCTAACTCTGTTACAGAAGCGATCGACCAAGCCGATGCCTGCTTGCTCGTGACCGAATGGGACGAAATCGTCGATACACCCGTAGACGTCTACTGCAAGCTGATGAAAAACCCTGTCCTATTCGACGGGCGCAATTGTTACTCGTTAGATGAGGTCAAACAATCGACACTAACCTATTATTCGATCGGTAGAAATGACATCATCCATGCCTATACATGA
- a CDS encoding DUF779 domain-containing protein, which produces MEKVTTTEAAQALIRTLKDTHGKLVFMHSEGCCDGTSPICMPAEDFYCGDQDHLIGEVLEVPYYMHTSNLSYWEHFRIVIDVEEGMGNSFSLESTENKSFIVRSTRI; this is translated from the coding sequence ATGGAAAAGGTAACGACGACAGAAGCCGCCCAAGCCCTCATTCGCACATTGAAAGATACGCACGGAAAACTCGTGTTCATGCACTCAGAAGGATGTTGTGATGGGACATCGCCCATCTGCATGCCTGCAGAGGACTTTTACTGCGGGGACCAAGATCACCTAATAGGAGAAGTGCTCGAAGTTCCATATTATATGCACACCTCGAACCTCTCATATTGGGAGCACTTTCGAATCGTCATCGACGTCGAAGAAGGCATGGGGAACTCGTTTTCTCTAGAAAGCACAGAAAACAAATCGTTTATCGTGAGAAGCACACGCATATAA
- the galU gene encoding UTP--glucose-1-phosphate uridylyltransferase GalU: MKVRKAIIPAAGLGTRFLPATKAQPKEMLPIVDKPTIQFIVEEAVASGIEDIIIVTGRGKRAIEDHFDKSYELEETLAKREKWDVLEQIQQISKLSNIHYIRQKEPLGLGHAVLCAKSFIGDEPFAVLLGDDIVRSDKPCLGQLMNIYERYPCSVLGVQKVAQEEVSKYGIIEPTTTALEPGLYPLHDLVEKPPVYDAPSRFAIQGRYILRPEIFPILEQIKPGSGGEIQLTDAIRELNKHQAVLAYEFSGKRYDVGDKLGYLKATIDFALEREDLREDLLAYIDSVTREGAVRG; this comes from the coding sequence ATGAAAGTTCGTAAAGCGATTATTCCAGCAGCAGGTCTAGGTACACGATTTTTGCCAGCAACGAAAGCTCAGCCGAAAGAAATGCTCCCGATTGTTGATAAGCCGACGATTCAATTTATTGTTGAAGAAGCCGTTGCATCAGGAATTGAAGACATTATTATTGTCACCGGACGTGGCAAACGCGCGATTGAGGATCACTTTGATAAGTCGTATGAGCTTGAAGAAACGTTAGCGAAACGAGAAAAGTGGGACGTATTAGAGCAGATTCAACAGATCTCTAAGCTCTCCAACATCCATTACATAAGACAAAAAGAGCCACTAGGACTCGGGCATGCTGTTCTGTGTGCAAAAAGCTTCATTGGAGATGAGCCGTTTGCTGTGTTGCTTGGTGACGACATTGTACGTAGTGACAAACCATGTCTTGGTCAATTAATGAATATCTATGAACGATACCCATGTTCGGTTCTTGGCGTGCAAAAAGTGGCCCAAGAAGAAGTCTCAAAATACGGGATTATTGAGCCGACAACGACAGCACTGGAGCCCGGCTTGTACCCTCTCCATGATCTTGTAGAAAAGCCGCCAGTCTATGACGCACCCTCTCGATTTGCGATCCAAGGTCGGTATATCCTAAGGCCCGAAATTTTCCCGATCTTAGAGCAAATCAAACCCGGTTCAGGAGGAGAGATCCAGCTAACCGATGCGATCCGAGAGTTAAACAAACATCAAGCCGTTCTTGCTTACGAGTTTAGCGGGAAGAGGTACGATGTCGGTGATAAGTTAGGGTATTTAAAAGCAACGATTGATTTTGCTCTTGAACGTGAGGATTTGCGCGAGGACTTATTGGCATACATTGATTCTGTTACGAGAGAGGGTGCTGTGAGAGGATGA
- a CDS encoding helix-turn-helix domain-containing protein, translated as MDYSIGERIKDLREHLKMSQKDLCKNICTQGLISRIERSTTIPTAPLLHQLALRLGVDLNYFFDDISRNGINYVQEVKLTINKLIHSHDYHEIMKIVQLEKKNPLFRESHLQQYLLWREGICIYHLEKDSEKALSFLDKALQVRPGTNHTLTEIEVDILASKAIVFSKINDLGQAAAIYEHIFRKIGSFPNFKNKRLLIRVLYNASRNAFDRQNYKESLSYADKALNICIEEEHLYLLGNLFYLKGCTLFRHDRTQKATSLKLLHHAWQIYQLNPIPVLINSLEEEIAYVRTS; from the coding sequence ATGGATTATTCAATAGGTGAACGTATTAAAGACTTAAGGGAACATTTAAAGATGTCTCAAAAAGATCTGTGTAAAAACATTTGTACTCAAGGGCTAATCAGTAGAATAGAACGCAGTACGACCATTCCAACTGCTCCATTACTCCATCAATTAGCTTTGCGACTCGGTGTCGATCTAAATTATTTTTTTGATGACATATCTCGTAACGGGATCAACTATGTTCAAGAAGTGAAGCTAACGATTAACAAACTCATTCATTCCCATGACTATCATGAAATCATGAAAATCGTTCAACTCGAAAAGAAAAATCCACTATTTCGAGAGTCGCACCTTCAACAGTACTTACTTTGGAGAGAAGGCATCTGTATCTATCATTTAGAAAAGGATAGTGAAAAAGCTCTTTCTTTTTTAGATAAAGCATTACAAGTGAGACCCGGTACTAACCATACATTAACTGAAATAGAAGTAGATATATTAGCTTCTAAAGCCATTGTCTTCAGTAAGATAAACGATCTTGGACAAGCCGCTGCCATCTACGAACACATTTTTCGTAAAATCGGCTCATTCCCAAACTTTAAAAACAAACGATTGCTCATCCGTGTTCTTTATAATGCTAGCCGCAATGCTTTTGATAGACAAAACTACAAGGAATCCCTTTCTTATGCAGACAAAGCTTTAAATATTTGCATAGAAGAAGAGCATCTTTATTTACTAGGGAATCTATTTTACTTAAAAGGATGCACGTTGTTTCGTCATGACCGAACACAAAAAGCAACTAGTTTAAAGTTATTACATCATGCATGGCAAATCTATCAATTAAACCCTATACCTGTTCTGATAAATAGTTTAGAAGAAGAAATCGCCTATGTAAGGACCTCTTAA
- the exaC gene encoding acetaldehyde dehydrogenase ExaC, producing MIYQNPNTDNSIVQFKEKYENFIGGEWVAPVKGQYLDIISPVNGQVFTKVPRSSAEDVELTLDAAHAAKDAWGKTPVSYRAQILNKIADRIEENLEMLAVAETWDNGKAVRETLNADLPLAVDHFRYFAGTIRAQEGGISEINEDTVAYHHHEPLGVVGQIIPWNFPILMATWKIAPALAAGNCVILKPAEQTPASICVLMELIQDLLPNGVLNIVQGTGLEVGKPLAKNPRIAKIAFTGSTAVGRSIMQYATENIIPVTLELGGKSPNIFFPDVMDADDGYLDKAIEGFVLFALNSGEVCTCPSRALVHESIYDKFMEKVTERVKAIKIGNPLDTDTMMGAQASSQQLDKILSYFDIAKEEGAELLIGGHQNKLEGDLAEGYYVAPTMYKGNNKMRIFQEEIFGPVISVTTFKDFDEAIQIANDTQYGLGAGVWSRNGELAYRAGRAIEAGRVWTNTYHQYPAHAAFGGYKQSGIGRENHSMMLSQYQQTKCILVGYSKGSMGFF from the coding sequence ATGATTTATCAAAATCCAAACACAGATAATTCAATCGTTCAATTCAAAGAGAAGTATGAAAATTTCATCGGGGGCGAGTGGGTAGCACCGGTAAAGGGGCAGTATTTAGACATTATTTCGCCAGTCAATGGTCAAGTATTTACAAAGGTACCACGCTCATCAGCAGAAGATGTTGAGCTTACACTAGATGCGGCACACGCAGCGAAAGATGCTTGGGGAAAGACGCCTGTTTCCTACCGTGCACAAATCTTAAATAAAATTGCTGACCGTATTGAAGAGAATCTTGAAATGCTTGCGGTGGCTGAAACTTGGGACAACGGAAAAGCTGTGCGTGAGACGCTAAATGCTGACTTGCCCTTAGCTGTGGATCACTTCCGCTACTTTGCAGGTACGATTCGTGCGCAAGAAGGCGGCATCAGTGAGATTAATGAAGACACGGTCGCTTATCACCACCACGAGCCACTAGGTGTCGTTGGTCAAATCATTCCTTGGAACTTCCCTATTCTTATGGCTACGTGGAAGATTGCACCGGCACTAGCGGCGGGGAACTGTGTCATATTAAAGCCAGCTGAGCAAACGCCTGCATCTATTTGTGTCTTAATGGAACTGATTCAGGATCTACTACCAAATGGCGTCTTAAACATTGTACAAGGAACAGGCCTAGAAGTTGGTAAACCACTTGCAAAAAATCCGCGCATCGCTAAAATTGCGTTTACCGGTTCAACAGCGGTAGGACGTTCGATCATGCAATATGCAACAGAAAATATCATTCCTGTAACGTTAGAGCTTGGTGGAAAGTCGCCAAATATCTTCTTCCCAGATGTGATGGATGCAGATGATGGGTATTTAGACAAAGCGATTGAAGGGTTCGTTCTGTTTGCCTTAAACTCAGGCGAAGTATGTACATGTCCGTCACGAGCGCTTGTTCACGAGTCGATTTACGATAAATTCATGGAGAAAGTTACCGAGCGTGTGAAAGCAATCAAAATCGGCAATCCATTAGACACGGATACGATGATGGGTGCGCAAGCTTCTAGTCAACAGCTAGATAAAATTCTATCTTACTTTGATATTGCAAAAGAAGAGGGTGCTGAACTATTAATCGGTGGCCATCAAAATAAGTTAGAAGGAGACTTAGCAGAGGGTTACTATGTTGCTCCGACGATGTATAAAGGGAACAATAAGATGCGTATTTTCCAAGAGGAGATCTTTGGTCCGGTCATTTCGGTGACAACGTTTAAAGATTTTGATGAGGCAATTCAAATTGCAAACGACACGCAATACGGCTTAGGAGCAGGTGTTTGGTCACGTAACGGAGAGCTTGCATACAGAGCAGGACGCGCGATCGAAGCGGGTCGAGTGTGGACAAATACTTATCACCAATACCCAGCGCACGCGGCATTCGGTGGTTACAAGCAATCTGGTATTGGCCGAGAAAACCATTCGATGATGCTGTCACAATATCAACAAACAAAATGTATTCTAGTTGGATACAGCAAAGGATCAATGGGATTCTTTTAA
- a CDS encoding alpha-amylase family glycosyl hydrolase, translated as MQSKMKLFPFFMAVVLLFSLFMQPFAQSAQVSAQSADKTYDTVVLRGDASALDWSTNNNPLTYNEEESRWVSDAIPLDGGTKVEYKFVMNDQWMGGANLSFTPPQSGNYFFYFNPSNERQVDVRLDTTDFTGSVTLNLTLPEATPGWVTPTVASTLNQFNYAVTPMTQTEDGTWQVELAGDAGETLEYRYGLGDSKFAEVIDQHRTATFTAEGNTTNDTVTEWIGIPVAKSVSHNFNHEPYIPSSEDAVTITTTVEHYGPITDGGIYYTTDGTSPEGLRGNATNGDFTAMTVTDTTEQNGLYTSTLTGVIPAQANETPVKYKLDVWDADGEASQFADTNSQTAEEATEFAYYVDQFRTPDWAKDAIIYHIFVDRFKDGNPDNNYDVDSSLPLEEGLKDWMGGDLEGVIDELDYLEDLGVDTLWLSPVFEGPYSHGYHPADFKEIDRNFGTLETMKELITKAHARDMKVIYDFVPNHTSDQHPFFQDAVERGADSPYYNWYNFNEDGTYETFYGIGELPQFNNDNEMARDYMLNEVVPFWLEELDFDGLRLDYAKGPSYSFWVDFRDKVKSIDPDVYVFGEVWDNRDKISSYAGKLDGSLDFGFHDTFKGTFAFNGSMQSIVRYLNENQAAYHPEYIMTTFLDNHDLPRFLYEAGNQTNRLKLASFTQFMLPGSPVIYYGTEVGLSQSANHNEYTDWKDRWYREPMIWDQEKQDQDLLAHYKDIIDLRKNHSALRDGYFKEHATTRDALVFERGNDTERLIIAVNKGEETTLELNEVLTLEDMTTGERIKSNELTIEANAFAAYLVIEELEIEQVSLTLGSENIELTYDEDRKIWYSKGIHLKNKQTVRFHYVLNQAIPTEELSFTPDRGGKFEFVFDPENPQNVTVLHPSDKKGKK; from the coding sequence ATGCAGAGTAAGATGAAGCTTTTTCCTTTCTTTATGGCGGTTGTTCTATTATTTTCGCTATTTATGCAACCGTTTGCACAATCAGCGCAAGTTAGTGCACAATCCGCAGACAAGACGTATGACACGGTTGTCTTACGTGGCGATGCATCTGCACTTGATTGGTCAACGAACAACAATCCTCTCACGTACAATGAGGAAGAAAGTCGTTGGGTGAGCGATGCGATCCCATTAGATGGGGGAACGAAAGTAGAATACAAGTTTGTCATGAACGATCAATGGATGGGCGGAGCGAATCTATCGTTTACTCCACCACAGTCGGGAAATTACTTCTTCTATTTTAATCCTAGCAACGAACGTCAAGTCGATGTACGTCTCGATACAACCGACTTTACAGGTAGTGTTACATTGAACCTAACTTTGCCAGAAGCAACACCTGGTTGGGTGACACCAACAGTTGCTTCGACGTTAAATCAATTTAATTACGCGGTTACACCAATGACTCAGACAGAGGACGGCACGTGGCAAGTTGAACTTGCTGGCGATGCAGGGGAGACGCTCGAGTACCGCTATGGCCTCGGCGATTCAAAATTTGCTGAAGTGATCGATCAACACCGCACAGCAACCTTTACAGCAGAAGGTAACACAACGAATGATACCGTCACTGAGTGGATAGGCATTCCTGTTGCGAAGTCAGTATCACATAACTTTAACCATGAGCCATATATTCCAAGTAGTGAAGACGCAGTAACGATCACAACGACCGTTGAACATTACGGGCCGATTACCGATGGCGGTATTTACTACACGACAGACGGAACATCACCTGAAGGCCTTCGTGGTAACGCCACAAATGGTGACTTCACAGCGATGACGGTCACTGACACAACCGAGCAAAACGGATTATACACATCCACGCTCACAGGCGTCATTCCGGCTCAAGCAAACGAAACACCAGTAAAATACAAGCTAGATGTATGGGATGCAGATGGCGAAGCTTCGCAATTTGCCGATACAAACAGCCAAACTGCTGAAGAAGCAACCGAATTTGCTTATTATGTCGATCAATTCCGCACACCAGACTGGGCAAAGGATGCGATCATCTACCACATCTTCGTCGATCGTTTTAAAGACGGCAATCCAGACAATAACTATGATGTGGATTCGTCTCTTCCACTTGAAGAAGGATTAAAAGACTGGATGGGCGGCGACCTTGAAGGGGTCATTGACGAACTTGATTACTTAGAAGACTTAGGTGTGGACACACTTTGGTTATCACCAGTGTTCGAAGGGCCTTATTCACACGGCTACCACCCAGCAGACTTCAAAGAAATCGACCGCAATTTTGGTACATTAGAAACAATGAAAGAACTAATCACAAAAGCACACGCACGTGATATGAAAGTGATCTATGATTTCGTGCCTAACCATACATCAGATCAGCATCCGTTCTTCCAAGATGCAGTAGAGCGAGGAGCAGATAGCCCGTATTATAATTGGTATAACTTTAACGAAGATGGCACATACGAGACCTTTTACGGTATTGGCGAACTTCCGCAGTTTAACAATGACAATGAGATGGCCCGAGATTATATGTTAAATGAGGTTGTTCCGTTTTGGTTAGAGGAATTAGATTTTGACGGCTTACGCTTAGATTATGCAAAAGGTCCTAGTTACAGCTTTTGGGTTGATTTCCGTGATAAAGTGAAATCGATTGATCCAGATGTTTATGTATTTGGTGAGGTTTGGGATAATCGTGACAAGATTTCATCGTATGCTGGGAAACTAGATGGGTCGCTAGACTTTGGATTCCACGACACGTTTAAAGGAACCTTTGCCTTTAACGGTTCGATGCAATCAATTGTACGATATCTAAATGAAAATCAAGCGGCGTATCATCCTGAATATATCATGACCACTTTCTTAGATAATCATGATCTACCGCGGTTTCTATATGAGGCAGGAAATCAAACAAATCGTTTGAAATTAGCTTCCTTTACACAGTTTATGCTCCCGGGATCACCAGTTATTTATTACGGTACAGAAGTAGGTCTTTCTCAGAGCGCGAACCATAATGAGTACACAGATTGGAAAGATCGTTGGTACCGTGAGCCAATGATATGGGACCAAGAGAAACAAGACCAAGATTTACTTGCTCACTACAAAGACATAATCGACCTTCGAAAAAATCACTCCGCTCTAAGAGACGGGTATTTCAAGGAGCATGCAACCACAAGAGATGCTCTTGTATTTGAACGCGGAAACGACACAGAGCGCTTAATCATCGCTGTCAATAAAGGAGAAGAAACGACACTTGAGCTAAACGAAGTGCTAACGCTTGAAGATATGACAACTGGTGAAAGAATAAAAAGTAACGAGTTAACTATCGAAGCGAATGCCTTTGCTGCGTACCTTGTAATAGAAGAGCTAGAAATTGAGCAAGTGAGTTTAACGCTAGGATCAGAAAATATCGAATTAACGTATGATGAAGACCGTAAAATATGGTATTCAAAGGGTATTCATTTGAAAAATAAACAAACGGTCCGATTCCATTACGTGTTGAATCAAGCCATACCGACAGAAGAACTATCTTTCACACCTGATCGAGGAGGAAAGTTTGAATTTGTCTTTGATCCTGAGAATCCGCAAAATGTAACGGTTCTCCATCCGAGTGATAAAAAAGGCAAAAAATAA
- a CDS encoding restriction endonuclease: MLKEQFVNGEIIAKRDEVTYLFSYGDDQARILHLDAKVMGAPMHVEAFLKMGYWEPYEGGVDPAQLLPSLRMESETGVLATTEENERVEAQCFVFRQSTSHKKELYKEIEKGRLRQGWGFAEGLSLLNGRDTFIDNFKQASSHWDATRLWATLSRMLQIKPGDIMIIPKQPDHHHFVIMQAKLREDGVSCYEFADPLQSTDDYRHIIHIDKASIQVVHYEALYPSIIKRLLKSIAYSSPVNVVRRKEFNEAIHTLLESATTSKELEEAHPLQIKMKEVEKKLHQEWVAEARNLPPSDFEKVVKIFMEANGFETERANHYDRLGGDIDLICKKEVPLHTPFEPSKMELIYYIQVKKHKGKTDETGVKQLNQMVDHLLVESGQNVQKILISLADDFSDTCKQLADESNVLLIDGLAFAEMYVKSEA; encoded by the coding sequence ATGCTTAAAGAACAGTTTGTGAACGGTGAGATTATTGCCAAGAGAGACGAGGTCACTTATTTATTCAGTTATGGGGATGACCAAGCGAGGATCCTTCACTTAGACGCTAAAGTCATGGGTGCGCCGATGCATGTAGAGGCCTTTTTGAAAATGGGGTACTGGGAGCCGTATGAAGGTGGTGTCGATCCTGCACAGCTTCTTCCGTCCTTAAGAATGGAGTCAGAAACTGGTGTGCTAGCTACTACGGAAGAGAATGAAAGAGTAGAAGCGCAATGCTTTGTCTTTAGGCAGTCAACTAGTCATAAAAAAGAGCTGTACAAAGAGATCGAAAAAGGACGCTTGAGACAAGGTTGGGGGTTTGCGGAAGGTCTATCGCTTCTTAATGGAAGAGACACGTTTATTGACAACTTTAAGCAAGCCTCCTCACATTGGGATGCAACAAGGCTATGGGCGACGTTAAGTAGGATGCTTCAAATAAAGCCCGGAGATATCATGATTATTCCAAAGCAGCCAGACCATCACCATTTTGTTATTATGCAGGCAAAGTTGCGTGAGGACGGGGTAAGTTGTTATGAATTTGCCGACCCATTACAATCGACAGACGATTATCGCCACATTATTCATATTGATAAAGCGAGTATTCAAGTGGTTCATTACGAGGCACTCTATCCTTCCATTATTAAGCGTCTGTTGAAGTCGATTGCTTACTCAAGTCCTGTGAACGTCGTCAGGCGTAAGGAATTTAACGAGGCTATTCATACGTTGCTAGAGTCAGCAACCACATCTAAAGAACTTGAAGAAGCCCATCCTCTTCAGATAAAGATGAAGGAGGTTGAGAAAAAGTTGCATCAAGAGTGGGTAGCAGAAGCAAGAAATCTGCCCCCAAGTGATTTTGAAAAAGTAGTGAAGATATTTATGGAAGCGAACGGTTTCGAAACCGAGCGAGCGAACCACTATGATCGCCTTGGTGGTGATATTGATCTCATTTGTAAAAAAGAAGTTCCGCTCCATACACCGTTTGAGCCAAGTAAAATGGAATTAATTTATTATATTCAAGTGAAAAAGCATAAAGGCAAGACGGATGAGACGGGTGTGAAACAGTTGAATCAGATGGTTGACCATTTACTTGTGGAGAGTGGACAAAACGTGCAGAAGATTCTTATCTCCCTTGCTGATGACTTCTCCGATACGTGTAAACAATTAGCAGACGAGAGTAATGTTCTATTAATTGACGGGCTAGCGTTTGCTGAGATGTATGTTAAGAGTGAGGCGTGA